Proteins from one Triticum aestivum cultivar Chinese Spring chromosome 7A, IWGSC CS RefSeq v2.1, whole genome shotgun sequence genomic window:
- the LOC100682411 gene encoding nuclear transport factor 2, with protein MASAAAATQVGTYFLRNYYNLLQQNPDVVHQFYSEASTMVRVDDLNGTSTTANSMMDIHSLIMSLNFTQIEIKTANFANSWGDGVLVMVSGLVQTKEYSNQRKFIQMFFLAPQEKGYFVLNDYFHFVDQEQVQPAQVRAQEAFETNMASNTVQTSAEYIHEESQTMQAVPVTSEENDAVDSYTYSEPPQQVVSQSDNWGDESLQEEPLSSFSNGMAMAPEEPAHPPPVQPHVEEPVGEPVKKTYASILRTAKAPPPFPIAQSVPVSKPHPTTEANQATLVTSSVAADKPKSDFYTEGHDEEESKSVYVGNVPQNVTEADLENEFKKFGQLIPDGVAIRSRKETGGYYAFVEFEELSGVHNALRASPLEINGRQIYVEERKPNSGIRGGRRGGGRGRFGGSGRGYARGDEYSGSRGKSNGYQRVPHHERGILGARN; from the exons atggcttcggcggcggcggcgactcaa GTGGGCACTTACTTCCTCCGCAACTACTACAATCTGTTGCAGCAGAACCCCGATGTCGTCCACCAGTTCTACAGCGAAGCAAGCACCATGGTCCGGGTCGACGACCTCAACGGGACCAGCACCACTGCTAACTCAATGATG GATATACACTCCCTTATCATGTCCCTCAATTTCACCCAAATTGAGATAAAAACTGCGAACTTTGCCAACTCATGGGGAGATGGGGTGCTAGTGATGGTCTCTGGTCTTGTACAGACCAAAGAGTACAGCAACCAAAGGAAATTTATCCAGATGTTTTTCCTTGCGCCTCAGGAGAAAGGTTACTTTGTGCTCAATGATTATTTCCACTTTGTTGACCAAGAACAAGTGCAACCTGCACAGGTGAGAGCTCAGGAAGCCTTTGAGACCAACATGGCATCCAACACAGTCCAAACAA GTGCGGAGTACATTCATGAAGAAAGTCAAACAATGCAAGCTGTTCCAGTAACATCTGAAGAAAATGATGCTGTTGACAGTTACACTTACTCTGAGCCACCACAGCAAGTAGTTTCTCAGTCGGACAACTGGGGAGATGAATCTCTTCAAGAAGAACCACTTTCTTCCTTCTCGAATGGAATGGCGATGGCACCAGAGGAGCCAGCACACCCTCCACCTGTGCAGCCTCATGTTGAGGAACCTGTTGGGGAGCCCGTAAAGAAGACATATGCTTCTATT CTAAGAACTGCAAAAGCCCCGCCTCCGTTCCCTATTGCTCAATCAGTGCCTGTGAGTAAACCTCACCCTACAACAGAAGCAAACCAGGCAACTCTAGTGACTTCATCGGTGGCAGCAGATAAGCCAAAATCTGACTTCTACACAGAAGGCCATGACGAAGAAG AGAGCAAATCTGTTTATGTTGGGAATGTGCCACAAAATGTAACTGAGGCTGATCTTGAGAATGAGTTCAAGAAGTTTGGCCAGCTCATCCCTGATGGTGTTGCTATCAGAAGCCGAAAG GAGACTGGTGGCTACTATGCTTTTGTGGAATTCGAGGAACTGAGTGGCGTTCACAATGCATTGAGG GCTTCACCACTTGAAATAAATGGGCGGCAGATATATGTCGAGGAGCGGAAGCCTAACAGTGGAATAAGGGGAGGAA GAAGGGGGGGAGGCAGAGGTCGCTTTGGCGGCAGTGGCAGAGGATATGCGAGAGGTGATGAGTACAGCGGTAGCCGTGGAAAGTCGAATGGTTATCAGCGTGTCCCTCACCACGAGAGGGGCATTTTGGGGGCAAGGAACTGA